A single window of Desulfovibrio sp. G11 DNA harbors:
- a CDS encoding sodium:solute symporter family protein, whose translation MIFLLIYIAVLFLLAWITARRAPDKETYFVNGRRSSANVVALSIVASCVGGSATMGMAGLAWQVGTPAIWWLLSGAAGLVLLSLFLARKVRRSGAITMPEMLTTFLGAPSRPLASVIIVTAWLAILAAQFSALATIIAPLAGIDKNVAMLVGAAVLVGHTLAGGQASVMKTDIWQFGILLLSLLTALLLTLHLGGGEAITAVQVEVLNEQFPASKLRYFLCILGGSYVVCPMLFGRMLSARDEHAARKGGLMAAVGLTFTAALIVILGISCRDLVPAGTPPEQVLTTALLSHLPAWAATLILLGIFSAIFSAADSCLITAASVCSNDILRKPGVKICRICLIFLGLMGLVLALPGRGILALLLMANDIYVCGVVPPVFIGMLLHGKVQFRPWGMAVAILGGGLMGLTAALTGNSDWSFAGLAFSLFMSLVAARRSPQSVEKEAEVQAGHGI comes from the coding sequence GTGATATTTCTTCTGATCTATATTGCGGTACTGTTTCTTCTGGCCTGGATTACGGCGCGGCGCGCCCCCGATAAGGAAACGTACTTTGTCAATGGCCGGCGCAGCTCCGCCAACGTGGTTGCCCTGTCCATTGTTGCTTCGTGCGTGGGGGGATCGGCCACTATGGGCATGGCCGGACTGGCCTGGCAAGTGGGAACTCCGGCCATATGGTGGCTTTTGTCCGGTGCAGCGGGCCTTGTCTTGCTGAGTCTTTTTCTGGCCCGTAAGGTACGCCGCAGCGGGGCCATAACCATGCCGGAAATGCTCACCACATTTCTTGGCGCGCCCAGCCGTCCGCTGGCATCGGTCATTATCGTGACGGCATGGCTGGCGATCCTGGCAGCCCAGTTCAGCGCACTGGCTACAATTATTGCGCCGTTGGCGGGGATTGACAAAAATGTAGCTATGCTTGTGGGGGCGGCTGTGCTTGTGGGACATACTCTGGCCGGGGGGCAGGCTTCAGTAATGAAGACGGATATCTGGCAGTTCGGCATTCTGCTCTTGTCCTTGCTGACGGCCTTGCTGCTTACACTGCATCTGGGCGGCGGCGAGGCCATTACTGCCGTGCAGGTTGAAGTTCTCAATGAGCAGTTCCCCGCATCAAAACTGCGTTATTTTCTTTGCATTCTCGGCGGCAGCTACGTGGTATGCCCCATGCTTTTCGGCAGAATGCTCAGCGCCCGCGATGAACACGCCGCCCGCAAAGGAGGCTTGATGGCTGCTGTGGGGCTGACGTTTACCGCAGCCCTTATAGTTATTCTCGGCATATCCTGCCGAGACCTGGTTCCTGCGGGAACACCGCCGGAACAGGTATTGACCACGGCCCTTTTGTCCCATCTGCCAGCGTGGGCTGCCACACTCATTCTGCTGGGCATTTTCAGCGCCATTTTTTCTGCTGCGGATTCATGCCTGATCACTGCCGCCTCTGTGTGCAGCAATGATATTTTGCGTAAACCCGGTGTGAAAATATGCCGCATCTGCTTGATTTTTCTCGGTTTGATGGGACTTGTCCTGGCGCTGCCCGGTAGAGGGATTCTTGCTTTGCTGCTTATGGCAAACGATATTTATGTTTGTGGCGTTGTGCCGCCGGTTTTTATAGGCATGTTGCTGCATGGCAAGGTGCAGTTCAGGCCCTGGGGCATGGCTGTGGCCATTCTTGGCGGGGGCCTGATGGGGTTGACAGCTGCACTCACGGGCAATAGTGACTGGAGTTTTGCGGGCTTGGCGTTTTCTTTGTTTATGAGTCTTGTGGCGGCGCGCCGTTCTCCCCAGTCTGTAGAGAAGGAGGCGGAGGTACAGGCAGGCCACGGAATATGA
- a CDS encoding class I SAM-dependent DNA methyltransferase — MLDDIKKTLWAAADKLRANMDAAEYKHIVLGMIFLKYISDTFKARRDELATRFADEADEYYLPDADAAMLAEELEDRDYYKEANVFWVPESARWESLRAAAKQTDIGKRIDDALTAIEAENPKLKGILDKRYGRAQLPDGKLGELVDLISTIGFGDDPGTARDVLGQVYEYFLGQFASAEGKKGGQFYTPASIVKTLVAVLAPNHGKVYDPCCGSSGMFVQSEKFVEAHGGKVGDVSIYGQESNPTTWRLSARGCKKFCVIGQSCYPDYRRIDDGRPQRYTR, encoded by the coding sequence ATGCTAGATGACATTAAAAAGACTCTATGGGCAGCAGCAGACAAGCTACGCGCCAACATGGATGCAGCTGAGTACAAGCATATCGTTCTCGGCATGATATTTTTGAAGTATATTTCAGACACATTCAAGGCACGCCGCGATGAACTGGCAACGCGCTTTGCAGATGAGGCCGATGAATACTACCTCCCGGACGCCGATGCCGCTATGCTGGCCGAAGAACTGGAGGACCGCGACTACTACAAGGAAGCAAACGTTTTCTGGGTGCCAGAATCTGCCCGATGGGAATCATTGCGGGCTGCAGCAAAGCAGACCGACATTGGCAAACGCATCGACGATGCCCTGACCGCCATCGAAGCTGAGAACCCCAAGCTCAAGGGCATTCTCGATAAGCGCTATGGTCGCGCCCAGTTGCCTGATGGCAAGCTCGGTGAACTGGTCGACCTAATCTCTACCATTGGGTTTGGCGACGACCCTGGCACAGCGCGGGATGTTCTTGGGCAGGTCTACGAATATTTTCTCGGTCAATTTGCCAGTGCAGAAGGCAAGAAGGGGGGGCAGTTCTATACACCAGCCAGCATTGTCAAAACGCTGGTGGCCGTGCTGGCCCCCAACCATGGCAAGGTCTATGACCCTTGCTGCGGATCAAGCGGCATGTTTGTGCAGAGCGAAAAATTTGTAGAAGCGCACGGCGGCAAGGTGGGTGATGTCTCCATCTATGGGCAGGAGTCTAACCCGACAACATGGCGACTCTCAGCCAGAGGGTGTAAGAAATTTTGTGTAATCGGCCAATCATGTTACCCCGATTATCGGAGGATTGATGATGGTCGACCCCAAAGATATACCCGATGA
- a CDS encoding formate--tetrahydrofolate ligase — protein sequence MTLDPTKHPDWKIALDAESRMKTVETLAAELGLEKAELLPYGHYMGKVEQQAVMQRLKDRPNGKYIDVTAITPTPLGEGKSTTTIGLVQGLARRGRRSSAAIRQPSGGPTMGMKGSAAGGGLSQCIPLTPYSLNFTGDLHAVGAAHNLGMTALTSRMQHERNYDDATLEKLSGMARLNIDPTRINTGWVMDFCVQALRNIIIGIEGDGRRNDGFMMRSHFDITVASEVMCILSIACDLRDLRERMGRMVLAHDRNGKPVTTSDLGVAGAMTAWLVEAAKPNLIQTIEGQPVFVHTGPFANIALGQSSVIADRVALKLSDYHVTESGFAAEMGYEKFWNLKCHYSGLVPDAAVVVATVRALKNHGGAPQPKPGQALPEPYTREDVGLVEAGCANLLHHLGIVRRSGVPAVVCINKFHTDTKAEVDAIRRICEQAGARVALSEHWEKGGEGALELADAVTDACNEKNEFRPLYNWNSPLTERITTIAQEVYGADGVEFEPLAAQRLKDLQERPDADELGVCMVKTQYSLSDKPALKGVPKGWRLHVRDVLFFGGAGLVAPVSGDISLMPGTGSKPAFRNIDVDVETGKVTGLF from the coding sequence ATGACTTTGGATCCTACCAAGCACCCTGACTGGAAAATCGCTCTTGATGCGGAATCCCGCATGAAAACCGTTGAAACCCTTGCTGCAGAACTGGGCCTTGAAAAGGCTGAACTGCTGCCGTATGGGCATTATATGGGCAAGGTTGAGCAGCAGGCCGTGATGCAGCGGCTAAAAGACCGCCCCAACGGAAAGTATATTGATGTTACTGCTATCACCCCCACGCCTTTGGGGGAGGGCAAGTCTACAACCACCATCGGCCTTGTGCAGGGTCTTGCACGACGCGGGCGGCGTTCTTCAGCGGCTATCCGTCAACCTTCCGGCGGACCCACCATGGGTATGAAAGGCTCCGCCGCAGGCGGCGGGCTTTCGCAATGCATTCCGCTGACCCCCTATTCTCTCAATTTTACCGGCGACCTCCATGCCGTGGGCGCGGCCCACAACCTGGGCATGACGGCTTTGACATCGCGCATGCAGCATGAGCGCAATTATGACGATGCCACGCTGGAAAAACTTTCGGGTATGGCGCGTCTGAATATCGACCCCACCAGAATCAATACCGGCTGGGTCATGGATTTTTGTGTTCAGGCCCTGCGCAACATCATTATCGGCATCGAGGGTGATGGGCGACGTAATGATGGTTTCATGATGCGTTCGCACTTTGACATTACCGTTGCCTCTGAAGTTATGTGCATCCTTTCCATTGCCTGCGACCTGCGCGACCTGCGCGAGCGGATGGGACGGATGGTGCTGGCACATGACCGCAACGGCAAACCTGTGACCACCAGCGACCTGGGCGTTGCCGGGGCCATGACTGCCTGGCTGGTAGAGGCCGCCAAACCCAACCTTATCCAGACCATTGAAGGGCAGCCCGTTTTTGTGCATACCGGGCCTTTTGCCAATATTGCCCTTGGGCAAAGTTCGGTCATTGCCGACAGGGTGGCGCTCAAACTCAGCGACTATCATGTGACGGAATCCGGCTTTGCTGCAGAAATGGGCTACGAAAAATTCTGGAACCTCAAATGCCATTATAGCGGCCTTGTGCCTGACGCAGCTGTTGTTGTGGCTACAGTGCGGGCGCTCAAAAATCACGGTGGTGCTCCCCAGCCCAAACCCGGTCAGGCACTGCCAGAGCCCTATACCCGTGAAGACGTGGGCCTTGTGGAAGCCGGATGCGCCAACCTGCTGCATCATCTGGGCATTGTACGGCGTTCGGGCGTACCCGCAGTGGTCTGCATCAATAAGTTCCATACCGATACCAAGGCAGAGGTCGACGCCATCCGTCGCATTTGCGAGCAGGCCGGAGCAAGGGTAGCCCTGTCGGAGCACTGGGAAAAAGGCGGAGAGGGCGCTCTGGAACTTGCTGACGCCGTTACGGACGCCTGCAATGAAAAGAACGAATTCCGGCCGCTCTACAATTGGAATTCGCCTCTTACCGAGCGCATCACGACCATTGCTCAGGAGGTTTACGGGGCTGACGGAGTGGAGTTTGAGCCGCTTGCAGCCCAGCGCCTCAAAGATTTGCAGGAAAGACCCGATGCTGATGAACTGGGCGTCTGCATGGTGAAGACCCAATATTCCCTGTCTGACAAGCCTGCGCTCAAGGGCGTTCCCAAGGGCTGGAGGCTGCATGTGCGCGATGTGCTTTTCTTTGGCGGCGCGGGGCTTGTTGCCCCGGTGTCCGGCGATATCAGCCTGATGCCGGGGACCGGTTCAAAACCGGCTTTCCGCAACATTGATGTGGACGTGGAGACCGGCAAGGTAACAGGACTCTTCTAG
- a CDS encoding IS4 family transposase — MPHKEILDLSHHTTLFSQLLSLIPGHVFEKLERKHKTGRSSRQFGFKEQFTVMAFIQLAARRSLRDGLRALEAAKRRLYHLGLKSVARSTVADANNSRPVEFFKDLFAEMYGLCHLRAPRHKFRFKCKLYSMDATTISLCLSIFPWASFRRNKAGVKVNTVLDHDGYIPAFLDINNAKTHESRMAKSLSLPKGSIVTFDKGYICYSWFRMLTAKGIFFVTRLKSNAAYKLVDRRAVDRKTGVTSDHIIDVSSRGKTTRLRRIGYRDAKTGKRYEFLTNHFRLSAKTIADIYKERWQIEIFFREVKQNLHIKSFVGRSENAVHIQIYTALTVYLLLAYQKFLSKLGLSVQQLFELICLNLFGKDSLEELLNPRRRKTINTYSYSLLAMGA; from the coding sequence TTGCCACACAAGGAGATTTTGGACTTGAGCCATCATACTACACTCTTCTCTCAACTGCTATCCCTGATACCGGGACATGTTTTTGAAAAACTCGAACGCAAGCACAAAACTGGCCGCTCTTCACGCCAATTTGGATTCAAGGAGCAATTCACCGTCATGGCCTTTATCCAACTCGCTGCAAGGCGCTCTTTACGCGATGGGCTTCGCGCCTTGGAGGCGGCCAAGAGACGGCTGTATCACCTCGGCTTGAAATCAGTAGCGCGTTCCACGGTTGCCGATGCCAACAATTCAAGGCCTGTGGAATTTTTCAAAGACCTGTTCGCTGAAATGTATGGCCTGTGCCATCTTCGTGCGCCTCGTCACAAATTCCGCTTCAAGTGCAAGCTGTACAGCATGGACGCCACCACCATCAGCCTATGCCTGTCCATCTTTCCCTGGGCGTCGTTCCGGCGGAACAAGGCTGGCGTGAAAGTAAATACCGTGCTTGACCACGATGGCTACATTCCCGCTTTTCTCGATATCAACAATGCCAAAACCCACGAAAGCCGCATGGCCAAAAGTCTTTCATTGCCAAAGGGTTCCATCGTCACCTTCGATAAAGGCTATATCTGCTATTCCTGGTTTCGCATGTTGACCGCGAAGGGCATTTTCTTCGTAACCCGACTGAAGAGCAATGCTGCCTATAAGCTCGTTGATCGCCGCGCCGTAGACCGGAAAACCGGGGTCACGTCCGATCACATCATTGACGTGAGCAGCCGGGGAAAAACCACTCGTCTACGCAGAATCGGCTATCGCGATGCGAAAACCGGCAAACGGTACGAATTTTTGACCAACCATTTCCGCCTGTCCGCCAAGACAATTGCTGATATCTATAAAGAACGCTGGCAAATTGAAATATTCTTCCGCGAAGTCAAACAAAATCTGCATATTAAAAGCTTTGTCGGGCGCTCGGAGAATGCGGTGCACATCCAGATTTATACGGCCCTGACCGTGTATTTACTCCTGGCCTATCAGAAATTCCTGAGCAAGCTTGGGCTGTCGGTGCAACAACTCTTCGAGCTCATTTGCTTGAATCTGTTCGGCAAGGATTCTCTGGAAGAACTTCTGAATCCGCGAAGACGAAAAACTATAAACACCTATAGTTATAGCCTGTTAGCTATGGGTGCTTAA
- a CDS encoding sensor domain-containing protein, translating into MYHHMLHIFLHCTDALLESSLRRASAHPGFTHVITAACESKCGQDATALPNLAEADIVLLDGTALAQLPAMRKAAKSGAQFILVDDGAREPTVELLSLLDHLWPVSASASRYDFYVARLLDAVRQRREHELTTQHFETIINLTSDLVWVKDAKGSHVKVNKAFCRLVGKSRQLVEGRGHYFIWDLEPEEYAQGEFVCLETDQIVMNSGEPGEFDEVIKAPQGMRQFKTRKAPLFNADGSIMGTVGIAHDVTDLANMTAELDLVLQSIPYPVMILDSNKHIVNFNDRFKKLFGIDSTDYIAGESRDVLRQRAVERLGFSRNGRHVVMRSVVDGLEKHIDMYESEILDIFKNVIGMICIYRDVTRQLQIERRLKLRANTDDLTELFNRHYFFRSIPATLSAGAGLAYIDLDNFKHVNDKFGHHAGDKALILTAQILRKHLRDAVIARLGGDEFAAFFPESCSKALLRNCAEELLVAMDEAFDGHEAFAGLSASIGITLAEQPGLARDDLVRQGDVAMYEAKRLGKRRYCVYSASLE; encoded by the coding sequence ATGTATCACCACATGTTGCACATTTTTCTGCACTGTACTGATGCATTGCTTGAGTCCTCGTTGCGTCGTGCCAGCGCGCATCCCGGCTTTACTCACGTCATAACAGCCGCCTGCGAATCCAAATGCGGGCAGGACGCGACGGCCTTGCCCAACCTCGCTGAGGCCGACATCGTGCTGCTTGATGGGACAGCTCTTGCACAGTTGCCTGCCATGCGCAAAGCCGCAAAAAGCGGTGCGCAGTTTATTCTTGTGGATGACGGGGCAAGGGAGCCGACAGTAGAACTATTGTCCCTGCTTGATCATCTCTGGCCTGTATCAGCCAGTGCCAGTCGGTATGACTTCTACGTGGCGCGGCTGCTGGATGCCGTACGGCAGCGCAGAGAGCACGAACTCACCACCCAGCACTTTGAAACAATCATAAACCTGACTAGCGACCTTGTATGGGTCAAGGACGCCAAGGGCTCACACGTCAAGGTGAACAAGGCTTTTTGCCGCCTTGTGGGCAAAAGCCGTCAGCTTGTTGAGGGACGCGGCCACTATTTTATCTGGGATCTTGAGCCGGAAGAATACGCTCAGGGCGAATTTGTCTGTCTTGAAACAGACCAGATTGTTATGAATTCGGGCGAGCCGGGCGAGTTTGACGAGGTGATCAAGGCCCCACAGGGAATGCGCCAGTTCAAAACTCGCAAGGCACCGCTCTTCAATGCAGATGGCAGTATCATGGGAACCGTGGGCATTGCCCATGATGTGACAGACCTTGCAAACATGACGGCAGAGCTTGATCTTGTACTGCAAAGCATTCCGTATCCGGTCATGATTCTTGACTCAAACAAGCATATCGTCAATTTCAACGATCGGTTCAAAAAACTCTTTGGCATTGACTCCACCGACTACATTGCTGGTGAGTCGCGCGATGTTCTGCGTCAGCGCGCAGTGGAACGCCTGGGGTTTTCCCGCAACGGCAGGCATGTGGTCATGCGCTCCGTCGTAGACGGTCTCGAAAAGCACATTGATATGTACGAAAGCGAGATTTTAGATATTTTTAAAAATGTTATAGGTATGATCTGCATTTATCGCGATGTGACCCGGCAGCTACAGATTGAACGACGCCTTAAGCTGCGGGCAAATACGGACGACCTCACTGAACTTTTCAACCGTCACTATTTTTTCAGGAGCATTCCGGCCACGCTGTCTGCAGGCGCGGGGTTGGCCTATATTGATCTGGATAACTTCAAGCACGTTAACGATAAATTTGGCCATCATGCGGGCGACAAGGCCCTGATCCTTACGGCCCAGATCTTGCGAAAACACCTACGCGACGCGGTGATCGCGCGCTTGGGCGGCGATGAATTTGCGGCCTTTTTTCCCGAGTCATGTTCCAAGGCTCTTTTGCGCAATTGCGCCGAGGAACTTCTGGTCGCCATGGACGAAGCGTTTGACGGCCACGAGGCCTTTGCCGGACTTTCGGCCAGCATTGGCATCACGCTGGCAGAGCAGCCGGGCCTTGCGCGCGATGACCTGGTGCGACAGGGCGATGTGGCCATGTATGAGGCAAAACGTCTTGGTAAAAGGCGCTACTGTGTATACTCCGCAAGTCTTGAATAA
- a CDS encoding IS256 family transposase, giving the protein MMVDPKDIPDELIDALLANYQKPDDLLGKNGILEQLTKRVMERALQAEMTYHLGHEKHGRVANASGNTRNGTSKKTLKGKNGSLPIAIPRDRDGSFEPQLVEKHQTHWQGLDDSIISLYARGMSVREIQGHLKELYHTDVSPALISAVTDEVAEDVRQWQGRPLDAIYPILYLDCIHVKVRDSGTVGTKAVYLALGVTMSGVKDLLGMWISPNEGAKFWLSVVTELRNRGVQDIFIACVDGLKGFPEAIESVFPKTQIQLCIVHLVRNSLKFVGWKERKTVAADLREIYSSPTAELAQSALERLEHKYNSSYPLITKSWRAHWQRIIPFFDYPPEIRKVIYTTNAIESLNMSLRKVTKAKGAFPHDEAVFKIFWLALRNISKKWTMPIRDWKAALNRFAIQFEERFPT; this is encoded by the coding sequence ATGATGGTCGACCCCAAAGATATACCCGATGAGTTAATTGACGCTCTGCTTGCCAACTATCAAAAGCCCGACGACCTGCTGGGAAAAAACGGCATTCTGGAACAACTGACCAAGCGAGTTATGGAGCGCGCTTTGCAAGCGGAGATGACCTACCATCTGGGGCATGAAAAACATGGCAGAGTTGCCAACGCCAGCGGCAACACCCGCAACGGCACAAGCAAAAAAACCTTGAAGGGGAAGAACGGCTCTTTGCCCATTGCGATTCCTCGAGACCGGGACGGCAGTTTTGAGCCGCAGTTGGTGGAAAAGCATCAGACCCACTGGCAAGGTTTAGATGATAGCATCATTTCGCTATATGCCCGTGGCATGAGCGTACGCGAAATCCAGGGGCATCTGAAAGAGCTGTATCACACAGACGTTTCACCGGCGCTTATCAGCGCGGTAACCGATGAAGTGGCCGAGGATGTCCGTCAATGGCAAGGCCGCCCTCTGGATGCCATTTATCCTATCCTTTACCTGGACTGCATCCACGTTAAGGTGCGCGATTCCGGCACGGTCGGTACCAAGGCGGTGTATCTGGCCCTTGGCGTGACCATGAGCGGCGTGAAAGATTTGTTGGGTATGTGGATCTCCCCGAACGAGGGCGCAAAGTTCTGGCTGTCCGTGGTGACGGAACTGCGAAACCGGGGAGTGCAGGACATCTTCATCGCCTGCGTGGACGGGCTTAAGGGCTTTCCGGAGGCCATTGAAAGCGTATTTCCTAAAACGCAAATCCAGCTGTGCATTGTGCATCTGGTCCGGAACAGCTTGAAATTCGTGGGCTGGAAGGAGCGTAAAACCGTTGCCGCCGACCTGAGGGAAATATACAGCTCGCCAACGGCAGAACTGGCCCAGTCAGCCCTTGAGCGCCTGGAACACAAATACAATTCCAGTTATCCGCTCATCACAAAATCCTGGCGGGCCCACTGGCAGCGGATAATCCCCTTCTTTGACTACCCGCCGGAAATCCGGAAGGTGATCTATACGACGAATGCCATAGAATCGCTGAACATGAGCCTGCGCAAGGTGACCAAAGCCAAGGGGGCTTTCCCCCACGATGAGGCCGTTTTCAAAATCTTCTGGCTGGCGCTGCGAAATATCAGCAAAAAATGGACTATGCCCATCAGGGATTGGAAGGCAGCGTTGAACAGATTCGCCATACAATTTGAGGAAAGATTTCCAACTTAA
- a CDS encoding prenylated flavin chaperone LpdD codes for MRLTARHGRLALTLRVLHLGRDLQVICSGGQAHIGAVAVASPQSTWETGNHVQNLISLPGHREDILAARMARHLADALDCTVCVSVGIHFDCITKEEIERVLNLAATLTGRCITRLRQPAKDCHVDC; via the coding sequence ATGAGACTTACTGCCAGACACGGCAGACTTGCCCTGACTTTACGCGTATTGCACCTGGGGCGTGACCTGCAGGTCATATGCAGCGGAGGCCAGGCCCACATCGGCGCTGTGGCTGTGGCAAGCCCCCAGTCCACATGGGAAACAGGAAATCATGTCCAAAACCTGATAAGCCTGCCCGGACACCGCGAAGATATCCTGGCAGCCCGGATGGCGCGCCACTTGGCCGATGCGCTGGACTGCACGGTGTGTGTGAGCGTCGGCATTCATTTTGATTGTATCACCAAAGAAGAAATAGAGCGAGTGCTCAACCTGGCCGCGACCCTGACAGGCCGCTGTATAACCAGGTTGAGACAACCCGCGAAGGACTGCCATGTTGACTGTTAA
- a CDS encoding inovirus Gp2 family protein, with amino-acid sequence MSEHPHYHLQISCNGNAIKNGYGIFHELNNQVSRHLKTDDGKNNQGLVHYCESNKGAGLLIDRNSPDFESQRDEAVRMGSHIAKCSGKESLPKGSRVSSSSLKGLGSRNLQQNNVGVASPPQETETAEHLIDDRYSNEHHRQHDTSNVPSSAPVSKITDDESAIEEMLKRDWELYRDSDCNLPLK; translated from the coding sequence ATGTCTGAGCACCCTCACTATCACCTTCAAATTTCGTGCAATGGTAATGCCATCAAGAATGGCTACGGCATTTTTCATGAGTTAAACAACCAAGTCAGTAGGCACCTTAAAACTGACGACGGTAAGAACAATCAGGGCCTCGTCCACTACTGCGAAAGCAACAAGGGGGCTGGCTTGCTCATAGATCGCAATTCCCCTGACTTCGAAAGCCAGCGGGATGAGGCCGTTCGCATGGGCAGCCACATTGCGAAGTGTTCAGGCAAAGAATCTCTTCCTAAAGGTAGCCGAGTTTCGTCCTCTTCGTTGAAAGGCCTGGGCTCGCGTAACTTGCAGCAAAACAACGTCGGTGTAGCTTCCCCTCCGCAAGAAACAGAAACAGCAGAACACCTTATCGACGACCGGTATAGCAACGAACACCACCGTCAGCACGACACCTCCAATGTACCTTCGTCTGCCCCAGTTTCAAAAATCACTGACGACGAAAGTGCGATTGAAGAGATGCTTAAACGCGATTGGGAGCTTTACCGAGACAGTGACTGTAACCTTCCCCTAAAATAG
- a CDS encoding IS3 family transposase (programmed frameshift): protein MQKSRFTESQIIRILKEAEGGRTVADVCREYGVSQATYYKWKSKYGGMEAADIKRLKELEEENRKLKRMFANLSLEHEVLKDIIGKKALRPTEKREIVDYARDEFGLSVRKACAIVLISRTLYAYAPTPRDDTDVIETLIRLADSYPRYGFGKLFSLLRRQGYRWNHKRVHRIYRQLKLHLRRKGKKRLPTRNPQPLAVPPQANCCWSVDFMHDSLSSGQRFRTFNVVDDYSRECLAIEVDTSLPAARILRVLDRVAAWRGYPEKLRMDNGPELISIQMAEWAEAHGVELEFIQPGKPTQNSYVERFNRTYRTEVLDFYLFSSLAEVKEITANWLKQYNEERPHESLGNIPPAEYLEINSPQKVSTFGWH, encoded by the exons ATGCAGAAATCTCGATTCACGGAAAGTCAGATCATTCGGATTCTGAAGGAAGCTGAAGGTGGGCGCACGGTAGCCGATGTCTGCCGAGAATACGGTGTAAGCCAGGCCACGTACTACAAATGGAAATCCAAGTATGGGGGCATGGAGGCTGCGGACATCAAACGCCTCAAGGAGCTTGAGGAGGAGAACCGCAAGCTCAAGCGCATGTTTGCCAACCTCAGCCTTGAGCACGAGGTCTTGAAGGACATCATAG GCAAAAAAGCTCTGAGGCCAACCGAGAAGCGGGAGATCGTCGACTACGCTCGCGATGAGTTCGGGCTGAGCGTGCGTAAGGCATGCGCCATAGTGCTCATCAGTCGGACGCTGTATGCCTATGCACCGACACCGCGCGACGACACCGACGTTATCGAGACGCTTATCCGGTTGGCCGACAGCTATCCCAGATACGGATTTGGCAAGCTGTTCAGCCTGCTGCGGCGACAGGGATACCGGTGGAACCACAAGCGGGTTCATCGCATCTACCGTCAACTGAAGCTGCATCTACGGCGTAAAGGGAAGAAGCGACTGCCAACACGTAACCCACAGCCCTTGGCCGTTCCACCACAGGCCAACTGCTGCTGGTCAGTGGACTTCATGCATGACTCGCTCTCCAGCGGACAGCGGTTCCGTACGTTCAACGTGGTGGATGATTACAGCCGAGAATGCCTCGCCATTGAGGTAGACACCAGCCTCCCCGCAGCCCGGATATTACGGGTTCTGGACAGGGTGGCGGCATGGCGAGGGTATCCGGAAAAGCTGAGAATGGACAACGGGCCGGAACTGATCTCGATCCAGATGGCTGAGTGGGCTGAGGCGCATGGAGTGGAGCTGGAGTTCATCCAACCGGGCAAGCCTACCCAAAACTCGTATGTGGAACGATTTAACAGGACGTATCGGACGGAGGTTCTTGACTTCTACCTGTTCAGCAGCCTCGCGGAAGTTAAGGAAATCACAGCGAACTGGCTAAAGCAGTACAACGAAGAACGGCCCCATGAGTCCTTGGGCAACATTCCTCCGGCTGAGTATTTGGAAATCAATTCACCCCAGAAAGTCTCTACCTTCGGGTGGCACTAA